The proteins below are encoded in one region of Flavobacterium nackdongense:
- a CDS encoding SusC/RagA family TonB-linked outer membrane protein, which yields MKKIILIFMILFTTQVTLAQVKTVKGTVNDANGLPIPMANVNVQGETKGTTTDMDGNFTIPVEKGKTLIISFVGLESQKVVVTDENTIKVQLKEGSTNALTEVVVTSLGIKKSKKSVTSSVQELKSEELVRVKDANLMNTVAGKIAGVAVTKSASGAGGSTKVVIRGNSSLTNNQPLYVIDGVPLMSSSSSQPNETFGSLAGGNTDGGDVISLLNPEDYEGMTVLKGASASALYGSLGANGVILLTSKKAKAQKSNVKISSVSTFEQAAYLPQFQNQYVASSAAGASTTWGKNPDGTYTKGSFENEVDDFFKTGSTQITSVGYTAGTDSSFTTVSYANTTAAGIIEGNKLSKNNFAINQVNNFLDDKLVVTANANYVSQNINNRPVNGFYFNPITAVYSMPRGGQTLDYYKQNFEVFDPSRNLMAQNWITTPNEDSQNPYWLIKRNASVNNDHFFKGKLSVDYKVNEWLDLSARYSYDRLESGFEKEIYATSATSLSHINGTYINVNTIGTQNYGDLLAKFNTKFNEDLSFNAILGTSFTKTANSSTILNSGRGSGGLVYANWFTLGNFVNNSENQQVAGGNKEIQSVFATATLGYKNYLYLDVTGRNDWSSTLVNTDTNSYFYPSVGVTGIISEMTKMPEWVSFGKVRANFAQVGNDVPSYLTTPSSTIVGGILVPPAVGPRPGSSLKPEMQSAWEFGTEWRMFNNRLGFEFTYYDATTDNQLITVAAPSTDPNGYVNYAYNGGSVQNKGIEIILNGKIIQKEKFSWDATLNYSQNKNKVTGIPSELGGQIVLTPSGSNNYRYVLNEGRPFGIIEGKNILRNAQGKIVLDGTGNVQLTDWEEVGNANPDFMLGFSNTFKYGAFNLNVLLDGRFGGEVMSLTEAINDYNGVSKRTGDARNNGGVVKIDAVAADGVTPVTSMDAFQYYNNVGGRNKATGEYVYDATNISVREISLGYNFNTKKLPFLQSASLSLIARNLFFIYKDAPFDPNIALSSGEGLQGVDVYGMPSTKSVGLNLNVTF from the coding sequence ATGAAAAAAATTATTTTAATCTTTATGATTCTTTTTACCACGCAAGTGACCCTTGCCCAGGTAAAAACTGTCAAAGGAACTGTAAACGATGCCAATGGTTTACCAATCCCTATGGCCAATGTAAATGTGCAAGGTGAAACCAAAGGAACCACCACAGATATGGATGGTAATTTTACCATTCCTGTCGAAAAAGGAAAAACCTTGATCATTTCCTTCGTTGGACTTGAGTCGCAAAAAGTAGTCGTAACTGACGAAAACACCATCAAGGTACAACTAAAAGAAGGTTCTACCAATGCACTTACAGAAGTTGTTGTCACTTCATTGGGTATTAAAAAATCAAAAAAATCGGTTACTTCGTCGGTTCAAGAATTGAAATCGGAAGAATTGGTTCGTGTAAAAGATGCCAACTTGATGAATACTGTAGCGGGTAAAATTGCCGGTGTAGCAGTAACCAAGAGTGCTTCGGGAGCAGGTGGATCTACAAAAGTTGTTATCCGTGGAAATTCTTCGCTTACCAACAATCAACCGCTTTATGTTATTGATGGTGTGCCGTTGATGAGTTCAAGTTCTTCTCAACCCAACGAAACATTTGGTAGTTTAGCCGGAGGAAATACCGATGGTGGTGATGTTATCTCACTTTTGAACCCGGAAGATTATGAAGGAATGACCGTGCTAAAAGGTGCTTCTGCATCTGCATTGTACGGAAGCTTAGGAGCCAATGGAGTTATCTTATTGACCTCTAAAAAAGCAAAAGCTCAAAAATCTAATGTGAAAATTTCGTCTGTATCTACTTTTGAACAAGCGGCTTATTTACCTCAATTTCAAAATCAATATGTAGCCTCTTCGGCAGCTGGAGCTTCCACAACTTGGGGTAAAAATCCAGATGGAACCTACACTAAAGGTTCTTTCGAAAATGAAGTGGATGACTTTTTCAAAACAGGTTCCACTCAAATTACCTCTGTTGGATACACTGCTGGAACAGACAGTTCTTTTACAACTGTTTCCTATGCCAATACTACGGCAGCAGGAATTATCGAAGGCAATAAATTAAGCAAAAATAATTTTGCTATCAACCAAGTGAACAACTTCCTTGATGATAAATTAGTGGTTACTGCCAATGCTAATTATGTAAGTCAAAATATCAATAACCGACCTGTAAACGGATTCTATTTCAACCCAATTACAGCGGTGTATTCTATGCCAAGAGGCGGTCAAACTTTAGACTATTACAAACAAAATTTTGAAGTTTTTGATCCATCTAGAAATTTAATGGCTCAAAATTGGATTACAACTCCAAATGAAGATTCTCAAAACCCATATTGGTTGATCAAAAGAAATGCTTCAGTAAACAATGATCATTTTTTCAAAGGAAAACTAAGCGTAGATTATAAAGTAAACGAATGGTTGGATTTATCTGCTCGTTATAGCTATGACCGTTTAGAATCAGGTTTCGAAAAAGAAATATATGCTACTTCGGCTACTTCACTTTCTCACATCAATGGAACTTATATTAATGTAAACACCATTGGTACTCAAAACTACGGAGATTTATTAGCCAAATTCAACACCAAATTCAATGAAGATCTAAGCTTCAATGCTATTCTTGGAACCAGCTTTACTAAAACAGCCAATAGTTCTACAATTTTGAACTCAGGACGAGGCAGCGGAGGTTTAGTTTACGCTAACTGGTTTACTTTAGGAAATTTTGTAAACAACTCCGAAAACCAACAAGTAGCCGGTGGAAACAAAGAAATTCAATCTGTTTTTGCTACGGCAACTTTAGGATACAAAAACTATTTGTATCTAGATGTAACGGGAAGAAATGACTGGTCATCGACCTTAGTAAATACGGACACTAACTCGTATTTCTATCCTTCTGTAGGGGTAACTGGAATCATTAGCGAAATGACTAAAATGCCAGAATGGGTTAGTTTTGGTAAAGTACGTGCAAACTTTGCTCAAGTTGGTAACGATGTTCCTTCTTATTTGACTACACCTTCGTCAACTATTGTTGGAGGAATCCTTGTTCCGCCAGCAGTGGGACCTAGACCAGGTTCATCTTTGAAACCTGAAATGCAATCGGCTTGGGAATTTGGTACTGAGTGGAGAATGTTCAACAACCGTCTTGGTTTTGAATTCACCTATTATGATGCTACAACTGACAACCAATTGATTACTGTAGCTGCTCCATCTACTGATCCAAACGGATATGTAAACTACGCTTATAATGGTGGAAGTGTTCAAAACAAAGGAATCGAGATTATCTTGAATGGTAAAATCATCCAAAAAGAAAAATTCTCTTGGGATGCTACATTAAACTACTCTCAAAATAAAAACAAAGTAACTGGAATTCCATCTGAATTAGGAGGACAAATCGTTTTGACTCCTTCAGGATCGAACAACTACCGTTATGTGTTGAATGAAGGAAGACCTTTTGGTATCATCGAAGGAAAGAACATTTTGAGAAATGCTCAAGGTAAAATTGTATTGGATGGAACCGGAAATGTACAGTTAACAGACTGGGAAGAAGTGGGTAACGCGAATCCTGATTTTATGTTAGGTTTCTCTAACACTTTCAAATACGGTGCTTTCAATTTGAATGTACTTCTTGACGGAAGATTTGGTGGAGAAGTAATGAGTTTGACCGAAGCCATCAACGACTATAATGGAGTTTCTAAAAGAACTGGTGATGCTAGAAACAATGGTGGTGTAGTAAAAATCGATGCAGTGGCTGCCGATGGAGTTACTCCTGTTACTTCAATGGATGCTTTCCAATACTACAACAATGTTGGAGGAAGAAACAAAGCTACCGGAGAATACGTGTACGATGCAACAAACATCAGCGTGAGA